A window of the Drosophila simulans strain w501 chromosome 2L, Prin_Dsim_3.1, whole genome shotgun sequence genome harbors these coding sequences:
- the LOC27206749 gene encoding nudix hydrolase 24, chloroplastic isoform X3 — protein sequence MWWLLSNLGIHKCDIRPFVVEGQQVGLIKSDVLKHLKKYPEVFCIRTCEQSKQGSVELNPAFRDYNERTEQLEKVLRNLRSEGLFPALQGWRDEYFEVKADCRALLKMERAATPLFGVRKYGVDINGYVRHPTLGLCIWLQQRSNTKETWPGKWDNMVGGGLSVGFGIKETAIKEAAEEASIPSDLVKNLVSAGCVSFYFESRQGLFPNTEYVFDLELPLDFVPQNADGEVQAFELLTAKDCVERVFTSDFKTTSAPVVIDFLIRHGHITADDVVDFTQIVELLHVPLQSLYTYKTRFEQSIKQPQFLPGDSKNCNCEIFQKISVENGHKKSN from the exons ATGTGGTGGCTGCTTTCGAATTTGG gtATTCATAAGTGTGACATTCGTCCATTTGTGGTAGAGGGGCAACAAGTTGGTCTTATTAAGTCAGATGTTTTAAAACATCTTAAAAAGTATCCTGAAGTATTTTGCATTCGGACTTGTGAGCAAAGTAAACAG GGTTCGGTAGAGCTAAATCCTGCTTTTCGTGACTATAACGAGCGCACTGAGCAACTGGAAAAGGTTTTGCGTAACCTGCGCTCCGAGGGACTTTTTCCTGCATTACAGGGATGGAGGGATGAGTATTTCGAGGTAAAAGCAGACTGCAGAGCTCTACTTAAAATGGAACGAGCAGCTACACCGCTCTTTGGAGTGCGAAAGTACGGCGTTGATATAAACGGTTACGTAAGGCACCCGACGCTTGGGTTATGCATTTGGCTGCAGCAGCGGTCAAACACAAAAGAGACCTGGCCTGGAAAGTGGGACAATATGGTAGGCGGTGGACTTTCAGTCGGCTTTGGTATTAAGGAAACAGCCATTAAGGAGGCTGCAGAGGAGGCATCAATTCCTTCTGACCTAGTCAAGAATTTGGTGTCCGCAGGATGTGTCTCATTTTACTTTGAAAGCCGACAAGGACTTTTTCCCAATACCGAATATGTTTTCGACTTAGAGCTACCACTTGACTTTGTGCCTCAAAACGCTGACGGGGAGGTCCAGGCCTTCGAGCTACTAACAGCCAAGGACTGTGTGGAGCGCGTTTTTACTTCAGATTTCAAGACAACTTCAGCGCCTGTGGTGATCGATTTTCTTATCCGACATGGGCACATAACAGCAGATGAtg TTGTCGACTTCACGCAAATCGTTGAGCTCCTGCACGTGCCCTTACAGTCCCTATATACGTACAAGACACGCTTTGAGCAATCCATTAAGCAACCTCAATTCTTGCCAGGTGATTCCAAAAACTGCAACTGTGAAATATTTCAGAAAATATCAGTGGAGAATGGGCACAAGAAGTCAAATTAA
- the LOC27206749 gene encoding uncharacterized protein YJR142W isoform X1 — MSSTEVKLSRLLILAQKFNNFYLSGIHKCDIRPFVVEGQQVGLIKSDVLKHLKKYPEVFCIRTCEQSKQGSVELNPAFRDYNERTEQLEKVLRNLRSEGLFPALQGWRDEYFEVKADCRALLKMERAATPLFGVRKYGVDINGYVRHPTLGLCIWLQQRSNTKETWPGKWDNMVGGGLSVGFGIKETAIKEAAEEASIPSDLVKNLVSAGCVSFYFESRQGLFPNTEYVFDLELPLDFVPQNADGEVQAFELLTAKDCVERVFTSDFKTTSAPVVIDFLIRHGHITADDVVDFTQIVELLHVPLQSLYTYKTRFEQSIKQPQFLPGDSKNCNCEIFQKISVENGHKKSN, encoded by the exons gtATTCATAAGTGTGACATTCGTCCATTTGTGGTAGAGGGGCAACAAGTTGGTCTTATTAAGTCAGATGTTTTAAAACATCTTAAAAAGTATCCTGAAGTATTTTGCATTCGGACTTGTGAGCAAAGTAAACAG GGTTCGGTAGAGCTAAATCCTGCTTTTCGTGACTATAACGAGCGCACTGAGCAACTGGAAAAGGTTTTGCGTAACCTGCGCTCCGAGGGACTTTTTCCTGCATTACAGGGATGGAGGGATGAGTATTTCGAGGTAAAAGCAGACTGCAGAGCTCTACTTAAAATGGAACGAGCAGCTACACCGCTCTTTGGAGTGCGAAAGTACGGCGTTGATATAAACGGTTACGTAAGGCACCCGACGCTTGGGTTATGCATTTGGCTGCAGCAGCGGTCAAACACAAAAGAGACCTGGCCTGGAAAGTGGGACAATATGGTAGGCGGTGGACTTTCAGTCGGCTTTGGTATTAAGGAAACAGCCATTAAGGAGGCTGCAGAGGAGGCATCAATTCCTTCTGACCTAGTCAAGAATTTGGTGTCCGCAGGATGTGTCTCATTTTACTTTGAAAGCCGACAAGGACTTTTTCCCAATACCGAATATGTTTTCGACTTAGAGCTACCACTTGACTTTGTGCCTCAAAACGCTGACGGGGAGGTCCAGGCCTTCGAGCTACTAACAGCCAAGGACTGTGTGGAGCGCGTTTTTACTTCAGATTTCAAGACAACTTCAGCGCCTGTGGTGATCGATTTTCTTATCCGACATGGGCACATAACAGCAGATGAtg TTGTCGACTTCACGCAAATCGTTGAGCTCCTGCACGTGCCCTTACAGTCCCTATATACGTACAAGACACGCTTTGAGCAATCCATTAAGCAACCTCAATTCTTGCCAGGTGATTCCAAAAACTGCAACTGTGAAATATTTCAGAAAATATCAGTGGAGAATGGGCACAAGAAGTCAAATTAA
- the LOC27206749 gene encoding uncharacterized protein YJR142W isoform X2: MAVWLMWLYMCMCIHKCDIRPFVVEGQQVGLIKSDVLKHLKKYPEVFCIRTCEQSKQGSVELNPAFRDYNERTEQLEKVLRNLRSEGLFPALQGWRDEYFEVKADCRALLKMERAATPLFGVRKYGVDINGYVRHPTLGLCIWLQQRSNTKETWPGKWDNMVGGGLSVGFGIKETAIKEAAEEASIPSDLVKNLVSAGCVSFYFESRQGLFPNTEYVFDLELPLDFVPQNADGEVQAFELLTAKDCVERVFTSDFKTTSAPVVIDFLIRHGHITADDVVDFTQIVELLHVPLQSLYTYKTRFEQSIKQPQFLPGDSKNCNCEIFQKISVENGHKKSN, encoded by the exons gtATTCATAAGTGTGACATTCGTCCATTTGTGGTAGAGGGGCAACAAGTTGGTCTTATTAAGTCAGATGTTTTAAAACATCTTAAAAAGTATCCTGAAGTATTTTGCATTCGGACTTGTGAGCAAAGTAAACAG GGTTCGGTAGAGCTAAATCCTGCTTTTCGTGACTATAACGAGCGCACTGAGCAACTGGAAAAGGTTTTGCGTAACCTGCGCTCCGAGGGACTTTTTCCTGCATTACAGGGATGGAGGGATGAGTATTTCGAGGTAAAAGCAGACTGCAGAGCTCTACTTAAAATGGAACGAGCAGCTACACCGCTCTTTGGAGTGCGAAAGTACGGCGTTGATATAAACGGTTACGTAAGGCACCCGACGCTTGGGTTATGCATTTGGCTGCAGCAGCGGTCAAACACAAAAGAGACCTGGCCTGGAAAGTGGGACAATATGGTAGGCGGTGGACTTTCAGTCGGCTTTGGTATTAAGGAAACAGCCATTAAGGAGGCTGCAGAGGAGGCATCAATTCCTTCTGACCTAGTCAAGAATTTGGTGTCCGCAGGATGTGTCTCATTTTACTTTGAAAGCCGACAAGGACTTTTTCCCAATACCGAATATGTTTTCGACTTAGAGCTACCACTTGACTTTGTGCCTCAAAACGCTGACGGGGAGGTCCAGGCCTTCGAGCTACTAACAGCCAAGGACTGTGTGGAGCGCGTTTTTACTTCAGATTTCAAGACAACTTCAGCGCCTGTGGTGATCGATTTTCTTATCCGACATGGGCACATAACAGCAGATGAtg TTGTCGACTTCACGCAAATCGTTGAGCTCCTGCACGTGCCCTTACAGTCCCTATATACGTACAAGACACGCTTTGAGCAATCCATTAAGCAACCTCAATTCTTGCCAGGTGATTCCAAAAACTGCAACTGTGAAATATTTCAGAAAATATCAGTGGAGAATGGGCACAAGAAGTCAAATTAA